A window of Candidatus Hydrogenedentota bacterium contains these coding sequences:
- the fumC gene encoding class II fumarate hydratase — translation MTNFRIERDTMGEIQVPADRYYGCQTARSLVNFKIGGERMPRELIRALGVLKKAAALVNRDLGLLPDRLCDAICRAADEVIAGALDGHFPLVVWQTGSGTQTNMNANEVIANRAIDLLGGQLGSKDPVHPNDHVNMSQSSNDTFPTAMSIAAVEQITRRLLPALDVLHAALAAKADAFAHVIKCGRTHLMDATPLTLGQEFSGYARQVANGAARVQSTLPLLAELALGGTAVGTGLNTKRGYAEKAAAKIAELTGLPFTSAPNKFEALAAHDAMVMTSGALKTVACSFMKIANDIRWLGSGPRCGIGELVLPENEPGSSIMPGKVNPTQCEAMTMVAAQVIGNDVTINIAGASGNFELNVFKPVIIFNLLQSVRLLADAADSFREHCVEGIQANEARIRQHLENSLMLVTALNRRIGYDNAAKVAKAAHANGTTLREEAVRLGLLDAAEFDAIVDPAKMIGPSE, via the coding sequence ATGACCAATTTCCGCATCGAACGCGACACGATGGGCGAAATACAGGTGCCGGCGGATCGCTACTACGGCTGTCAGACCGCACGCTCGCTCGTAAACTTCAAGATCGGCGGCGAGCGCATGCCGCGCGAACTGATCCGCGCGCTCGGGGTGCTGAAAAAGGCCGCGGCGCTTGTTAACCGGGACCTCGGCCTGTTGCCGGACCGCCTCTGCGACGCGATCTGCCGCGCCGCCGACGAAGTGATCGCGGGCGCCCTCGACGGCCATTTCCCGCTCGTGGTCTGGCAGACCGGCAGCGGCACCCAGACGAACATGAACGCAAACGAGGTCATCGCGAACCGCGCCATTGACCTCCTCGGCGGGCAACTCGGCAGCAAGGACCCGGTCCATCCGAATGACCATGTCAACATGTCGCAGTCGTCGAACGACACGTTTCCCACGGCCATGAGCATCGCGGCGGTCGAGCAGATCACCCGCCGCCTGCTGCCCGCCCTCGATGTCCTGCACGCCGCGCTGGCGGCGAAGGCGGACGCCTTCGCGCATGTCATTAAATGCGGGCGCACACACCTGATGGACGCCACGCCGCTCACGCTCGGGCAGGAATTCAGCGGCTACGCCCGGCAGGTCGCGAATGGCGCCGCGCGCGTCCAGTCGACGCTGCCGCTGCTCGCGGAACTTGCACTCGGCGGCACCGCCGTCGGGACCGGGCTGAATACGAAGAGGGGTTACGCGGAAAAGGCCGCCGCGAAGATCGCCGAACTGACCGGGTTGCCGTTCACATCCGCGCCGAACAAGTTCGAGGCGCTGGCCGCGCATGACGCCATGGTCATGACCTCGGGCGCGCTGAAAACCGTCGCGTGCAGTTTCATGAAGATTGCAAACGATATCCGATGGCTCGGCAGTGGCCCCCGTTGCGGCATCGGCGAACTCGTGCTCCCCGAGAACGAGCCGGGCTCGAGCATCATGCCGGGCAAGGTGAACCCGACCCAGTGTGAGGCCATGACCATGGTTGCGGCGCAGGTCATTGGCAATGACGTAACTATCAATATAGCGGGCGCTTCCGGCAATTTCGAGCTCAACGTATTCAAGCCGGTAATCATCTTCAATCTCCTGCAGTCGGTGCGGCTGCTGGCCGACGCGGCGGACTCCTTCCGCGAACATTGCGTGGAGGGCATCCAGGCGAACGAGGCGCGCATCCGCCAGCACCTCGAGAACTCGCTCATGCTCGTTACCGCCTTGAACCGGCGCATCGGCTACGACAACGCGGCGAAGGTGGCCAAGGCCGCGCACGCAAACGGCACGACCTTGCGCGAAGAGGCGGTCCGGCTCGGCCTGCTCGATGCGGCGGAATTCGACGCCATCGTCGATCCGGCCAAGATGATCGGGCCGTCGGAATGA
- the ftsY gene encoding signal recognition particle-docking protein FtsY, protein MAKTGFFGRLREGLSKARGGLVDRVKGVFRGRLRVDASVFEDLEEILIEADLGVETTLRILEQMRETACAQKIENPEDLYQVLENELAQLLEQGDHAATFTATGGPHVTLIAGVNGTGKTTTAGKLAARLIAEGKSVLLGAADTFRAAAAEQLTIWGERTGAGIIKHVEGADPAAVAFDAVDAALARNADCVLIDTAGRLHTKVNLMEELRKIQRVVKKRVADAPHEVLLVLDATTGQNGLQQARIFTEALNVTGIVLTKLDGTAKGGIVVAIQKELGIPIKFIGVGEKVDDLQPFNAKEFVEALFE, encoded by the coding sequence ATGGCAAAAACGGGTTTTTTCGGGCGTTTGCGCGAGGGCTTGAGCAAGGCGCGCGGCGGGCTGGTCGACCGTGTCAAGGGAGTTTTCCGGGGACGGTTGCGCGTTGACGCATCCGTGTTTGAAGACCTCGAAGAAATCCTCATTGAGGCCGACCTCGGTGTCGAAACCACCCTGCGTATTCTCGAACAGATGCGCGAGACCGCGTGCGCGCAAAAGATCGAGAACCCGGAAGACCTTTATCAGGTGCTCGAGAACGAACTGGCGCAGTTGCTCGAGCAGGGCGATCACGCAGCCACCTTCACCGCCACGGGGGGGCCGCATGTTACGTTGATCGCGGGCGTGAACGGCACCGGCAAGACCACCACCGCGGGCAAACTCGCCGCGCGGTTAATCGCGGAAGGCAAGAGCGTGCTGCTTGGCGCCGCCGACACCTTCCGCGCCGCGGCAGCCGAGCAACTGACGATTTGGGGCGAGCGCACCGGCGCGGGGATCATCAAGCACGTCGAAGGCGCCGACCCGGCCGCCGTGGCGTTTGACGCCGTGGACGCCGCGCTGGCGCGCAACGCGGACTGCGTGCTCATCGACACGGCGGGCCGCCTGCACACGAAAGTCAACCTCATGGAGGAACTGCGGAAGATCCAGCGGGTCGTGAAGAAACGCGTCGCGGACGCGCCGCACGAGGTGCTGCTCGTCTTGGACGCCACGACCGGCCAGAACGGCCTGCAGCAGGCGCGTATCTTCACCGAAGCGCTGAACGTCACCGGCATCGTGCTGACCAAGCTCGACGGCACGGCCAAAGGGGGCATCGTAGTCGCCATTCAAAAGGAACTCGGTATCCCTATCAAGTTCATCGGTGTCGGCGAAAAGGTGGACGACCTGCAACCCTTCAACGCGAAGGAATTCGTCGAGGCCCTTTTCGAGTAA
- a CDS encoding polysaccharide deacetylase family protein — protein MTRTVFLGVFTGLILCAAPVWTEAPASYAQRLGWGPGDKVVIFHIDDAGMSHGSNLGVAKAMAEGVATSTSIMMPCPWVPQFRDYLKANPDCDAGLHFTLTSEWVPYRWGPVAGKMAVPGLADRDGYLWGEVADVIAHATPQEVETEIRAQWEKAEAMGIKPTHLDSHMGTLFASKPYFERYIQLGIEKGIPVLVAGGHLHFLKQDSPVPLDGLAAMAERAWAGGLPVLDDIHASSYDWNDGSKTERFMAILDEMPPGLLEIVIHASVPTEEYPAFTGSSATREGDLNAMTDPKLREFIIERGILLTTWRELKERRARVAETR, from the coding sequence ATGACACGGACAGTCTTTCTTGGCGTGTTTACCGGTCTTATACTCTGTGCGGCGCCCGTGTGGACCGAAGCGCCTGCGTCATATGCGCAGCGGCTGGGCTGGGGTCCGGGCGACAAGGTGGTCATCTTTCACATCGATGACGCGGGCATGTCGCACGGCTCGAACCTCGGGGTCGCGAAGGCCATGGCGGAAGGGGTGGCGACTTCGACCAGTATCATGATGCCGTGCCCGTGGGTGCCGCAATTCCGGGATTACCTGAAGGCAAACCCGGACTGCGACGCCGGGCTGCACTTCACGCTCACGTCGGAGTGGGTCCCGTACCGGTGGGGGCCGGTCGCGGGGAAAATGGCCGTTCCGGGACTCGCCGACCGGGACGGTTACCTCTGGGGCGAGGTTGCTGATGTAATTGCCCACGCGACGCCCCAGGAAGTCGAGACGGAAATCAGGGCGCAATGGGAGAAGGCTGAGGCCATGGGCATCAAACCGACCCATCTCGACTCGCATATGGGCACGCTCTTTGCCTCGAAGCCTTACTTCGAGCGGTATATTCAGCTGGGCATCGAAAAGGGCATTCCCGTACTGGTGGCGGGGGGACATCTGCATTTCCTGAAGCAGGACTCGCCGGTACCACTCGACGGGCTGGCCGCCATGGCCGAAAGGGCCTGGGCGGGCGGACTGCCGGTGCTGGACGACATCCACGCATCGAGTTACGACTGGAACGATGGCAGCAAGACGGAGCGTTTCATGGCGATTCTGGACGAAATGCCCCCGGGCCTGCTCGAAATCGTCATACACGCCAGCGTGCCAACGGAGGAGTATCCCGCATTCACGGGCAGTTCCGCCACGCGCGAGGGCGACCTCAACGCGATGACCGACCCGAAGTTGCGGGAGTTCATTATCGAGCGCGGCATACTCCTGACCACGTGGCGCGAGTTGAAGGAGCGGCGCGCGCGGGTCGCGGAGACCAGGTAA
- a CDS encoding carbohydrate ABC transporter permease — protein MSRTGRCLVHVTLFFFAALTLVPFVFVINNSMRNSTEIYHSFFGMPEAFAGFFNAWVQEWRGDRRPIPLLLDDGEKRQAAPAEAMAVYRERAAAGYRGAWRQIRPYMVNSLVVSLATAGGVLLLGSISAFVLSRFRFFGSKLVFLFIISTMMFPGVLTLVPSFLLVKQLGLMNTYWAMILPYVAGGQVFAIFVLKSFFDGLPEELFEAARIDGAGHLGQYRYIVLPLSKPIFSVVLVMNILGTWNNFLWPFVVTTDSSSHVVASGLFVLATSQIAPDFGELFSAYVLSSIPLFVLFVYATKPFIQGLTTGAFKA, from the coding sequence ATGAGCCGCACCGGGCGTTGCCTTGTGCATGTGACGCTGTTCTTCTTCGCCGCGTTGACGCTCGTGCCCTTTGTCTTTGTCATCAATAATTCCATGCGCAACAGCACTGAAATCTACCATTCTTTCTTCGGCATGCCCGAGGCGTTCGCGGGTTTCTTCAATGCGTGGGTTCAAGAATGGCGGGGGGACCGCCGCCCGATCCCACTGCTGCTCGACGACGGCGAAAAGAGGCAGGCGGCGCCCGCGGAAGCGATGGCGGTCTACCGGGAGCGGGCCGCGGCGGGCTACCGCGGCGCGTGGCGCCAGATTCGGCCCTACATGGTGAATTCGCTCGTGGTGTCGCTGGCGACGGCGGGCGGCGTGCTGCTGCTGGGTTCCATCAGCGCGTTTGTCCTGTCGCGGTTCCGTTTTTTCGGTTCGAAGCTTGTGTTCCTTTTCATCATCAGCACGATGATGTTCCCCGGGGTGCTCACGCTCGTGCCGAGCTTCCTGCTCGTGAAGCAGTTGGGCTTGATGAACACGTACTGGGCGATGATCCTCCCCTATGTGGCAGGCGGACAGGTCTTCGCGATATTCGTGCTCAAGAGTTTCTTCGACGGGCTGCCGGAAGAACTGTTCGAGGCTGCGCGCATCGACGGCGCCGGGCATCTCGGCCAATACCGCTACATCGTGTTGCCCCTTTCGAAACCCATCTTTTCCGTGGTGCTGGTGATGAACATCCTGGGCACGTGGAACAATTTTCTCTGGCCCTTCGTCGTCACGACGGATTCGAGCTCCCACGTCGTGGCGTCCGGCCTGTTCGTGCTTGCGACATCCCAGATCGCGCCGGACTTCGGCGAACTGTTCTCCGCCTACGTGCTCTCCAGCATACCGCTATTCGTTCTATTTGTCTATGCAACCAAGCCGTTCATCCAGGGCCTGACCACAGGCGCGTTCAAGGCGTGA